The genomic window GTTTTTATAAAAAGAGTCATTAAGTATCTCTTTAAACTCAATGGATTCAGTTTCACCGCCTGTTAAAATAGCTTTAAGCTCTTTTGCATTCATATGTAAATACATTCCACGAGTTCTGCTTCATGTCCCAATACCTGCGCCAAGTTACAGCGCCCCTTTCTCTACCCGGCTCGGATAATTAATCAACACCGCCCGGTACTTGCCCTTAAAAACAAACAGGCTGCCCGCGGCAGCCCCAATGATCCCGAACTTTTCGATTAGCCCACGAATATCATCCATAGAACCAGCCCCTCCCAGCGCCGTCAAAGGCAGACTGATGGCCTCCCGCACCCGCGCAAGCAAATCAAGGTCATATCCCTTCATTTCACCATCCCGGTCAATGGAATTCACCACCACCTCTCCAGCCCCCATCTCCTCTGCCTTCCGGGCAAATGTCACCGGATCAAGGCCTGTTTCCCGAGTGCCGTTGTGCGTAAACAACTGATAGCGCCGCAGCAGGCCGGATTTTTTGACATCCATCACCACCACAACGCTC from Nitrospirota bacterium includes these protein-coding regions:
- the hisF gene encoding imidazole glycerol phosphate synthase subunit HisF gives rise to the protein MLRPRIIPCLLVKNGGLVKTVQFGSPKYVGDPINAVRIFNEKEVDELIVVDIDATIQNREPDYSMIKNLAAECRMPLCYGGGVRTAGQVQKIIRLGVEKVAISAAAIKTPQLIAEVSARVGSQSVVVVMDVKKSGLLRRYQLFTHNGTRETGLDPVTFARKAEEMGAGEVVVNSIDRDGEMKGYDLDLLARVREAISLPLTALGGAGSMDDIRGLIEKFGIIGAAAGSLFVFKGKYRAVLINYPSRVEKGAL